Proteins encoded together in one Lathyrus oleraceus cultivar Zhongwan6 chromosome 5, CAAS_Psat_ZW6_1.0, whole genome shotgun sequence window:
- the LOC127084541 gene encoding putative pentatricopeptide repeat-containing protein At1g12700, mitochondrial — translation MRTRASISSSLLRLQHFSSTTTTSNAVNRTHLLNSIRTLPNVNAAVTFFHQMLSMNPFPHIKDFNFLFTFITKTKHYTTTISLIKESHFFGVNPDTYTLNILINSLCHLAHTSFAFSVFGLMLKTALNPTVVTLNTIVNGLCVEGKVSQALNLTRQMESAGYQPNGYTFGALVNGWCKIGDMVNAVVCLRNMIERNYEPNVVVYNAIMDGYCKGGFVSEALDLFREMNEKGINPSLVSYNCLIQGLCCNCRWKNVSFLLNEMMEKGIMPDVQTFTILVDGFCKEGLILEAKSVICFMVQMGEEPNVVTYNSLIGGYCLMNQMDEARKVFDWMVLRKCLPSVVTYNSLIHGWCKVKDVDKAMCLLSEMVNEGLCPDVVTWTTLVGGFCEVGKPLAAKELFFTMKEYGLVPNLLTCAVVLDGLIKCYFRFEAMLLFRAMEESDLDLDIAVYNVMVDGLCKDGKLSDAKKVLARLLVKGLRFDSYTYNIMIGGLCRAGLLDDAEDLLRKMEENGCSPNACSYNIFVQGLLRKSDFLRSSKYLQIMKGKGFAVDATTTELLIGFYSADKETNAF, via the coding sequence aTGCGAACAAGAGCTTCAATCTCTTCATCTTTGCTTCGTCTCCAACACTtctcttcaacaacaacaacctctAACGCCGTTAACAGAACCCACCTCTTGAACTCCATCAGAACCCTCCCAAACGTTAATGCCGCCGTCACCTTCTTCCACCAAATGCTCTCAATGAATCCCTTCCCTCACATAAAAGACTTCAATTTCTTATTCACCTTCATAACCAAAACCAAACACTACACAACCACCATTTCCCTAATCAAAGAATCTCATTTCTTCGGCGTTAACCCAGACACATACACACTCAACATCCTCATCAACTCTCTCTGCCATCTGGCCCACACTTCCTTCGCCTTCTCCGTTTTCGGCCTAATGCTTAAAACGGCCCTAAACCCCACTGTAGTAACCCTCAACACCATTGTTAACGGGCTTTGTGTAGAAGGCAAAGTATCACAAGCTTTGAATTTAACCCGCCAAATGGAAAGCGCGGGTTATCAACCTAACGGTTATACTTTTGGAGCGTTGGTTAACGGTTGGTGTAAAATCGGAGACATGGTTAATGCTGTTGTTTGTCTTAGGAACATGATTGAGAGAAACTACGAACCGAATGTTGTTGTTTATAATGCTATCATGGATGGTTATTGTAAAGGAGGGTTTGTTTCAGAGGCTTTGGATTTGTTCagagaaatgaatgaaaaagGTATAAACCCTAGTTTGGTTAGTTATAATTGTTTAATTCAAGGGCTTTGTTGTAATTGTCGATGGAAAAATGTTTCTTTTTTGTTGAATGAGATGATGGAGAAGGGAATAATGCCTGATGTTCAAACTTTTACTATTTTGGTGGATGGTTTTTGTAAAGAAGGGTTGATTTTGGAGGCTAAGAGTGTAATTTGTTTCATGGTGCAAATGGGGGAGGAACCTAATGTTGTGACTTATAACTCGTTGATTGGTGGTTATTGTTTGATGAATCAAATGGATGAAGCTAGGAAGGTTTTTGATTGGATGGTTTTGAGGAAGTGTTTGCCTAGTGTTGTTACTTATAATTCATTGATTCATGGTTGGTGTAAGGTTAAAGATGTTGATAAAGCTATGTGTTTGTTGAGTGAAATGGTTAATGAAGGTTTGTGTCCTGATGTTGTGACATGGACAACGCTTGTTGGTGGGTTTTGTGAAGTTGGTAAACCTTTGGCTGCGAAAGAGTTGTTCTTTACGATGAAGGAATATGGTTTGGTTCCTAATCTCTTGACCTGTGCTGTTGTGTTGGATGGTTTAATTAAGTGTTATTTTCGTTTCGAGGCGATGTTGTTGTTTAGAGCTATGGAGGAGAGTGATTTAGATCTCGATATTGCCGTTTATAATGTTATGGTGGATGGTTTATGTAAAGATGGAAAGTTGAGTGATGCAAAGAAGGTTCTTGCGCGTCTTTTGGTGAAAGGGTTGAGATTTGATTCGTATACTTATAATATAATGATTGGAGGTTTGTGTAGAGCGGGATTGTTGGATGATGCTGAAGATTTGCTTAGGAAAATGGAAGAGAATGGATGTTCACCTAATGCATGCTCTTATAATATCTTTGTTCAGGGATTGCTGCGAAAAAGTGATTTTTTAAGGTCAAGTAAATACCTACAAATAATGAAAGGCAAAGGATTTGCGGTGGATGCTACTACCACGGAGTTGCTTATTG
- the LOC127080585 gene encoding uncharacterized protein LOC127080585, which translates to MTLNIVQPKNILATLKRNKPGDISTIKKMYNICVLNNKALRMDRTKKFRTCDDGVTVRDIFWTHPDSKKLFNIFLIVLIIDSTYKTHKYRLPLLEIVGVTSTEKTYFVGFAFLRREKEKNLT; encoded by the exons ATGACATTGAATATAGTGCAACCCAAAAACATACTTGCAACTTTGAAACGTAATAAACCCGGAGATATCTCAACTATCAAGAAAATGTACAATATTTGTGTCCTTAACAACAAGGCGTTGAGGATGGATAGAACTAAAAA GTTTCGAACGTGCGATGATGGAGTAACCGTTCgagatatattttggactcatccTGATTCCAAAAAGTTGTTCAACATATTTCTCATTGTGCTTATCATTGATTCAACGTATAAGACCCACAAGTACAGACTTCCACTATTGGAAATTGTTGGTGTTACCTCTACTGAGAAGACTTATTTTGTCGGGTTTGCATTTCTAAgaagagaaaaagagaaaaatctTACTTGA